The Flavobacterium sp. 123 genome contains a region encoding:
- a CDS encoding DUF2723 domain-containing protein: protein MNKVEFNFNKWNTITGWFAFAVALITYTLTVEPTMSFWDCGEYIATAAKLEVGHPPGAPLFQMIGAFFAMFALDKEHIALMVNMTSVFSSAFTILFMFWSSTMILKKLISRFSEIDTNNAIVILGSSLVGALAYTFSDSFWFNAVEAEVYAMASLLISLLFWLGLRWEQDMNTARGDKWLLIISLVIGLSFGVHFMALLTIPAIGFLYYFKNYKEVTIKNFLIANVVVIAILLFIFKLLLPLTMAFFGKTEVFMVNDLGLPFDSGTIFVALLFIAFFYFGLKYTKQKGLVFYNTIILCILFILIGFSTWMMLPIRANANTVINENKPSDAAEVLAYYNREQYGVNPLFYGPQYTESFAGLDKDNPYLDKAPNYERDYKTGKYVITNNFKKAEQNGDDSQKTILPRMWSPDHIENYMNFTNPPAFKLNPDYPYENDLAKYGIDASKLTEEEYNKSVAQLRNEVEKIVTEFRQAYAQKQIDNEGYISFLKSYGDYLIVEKPSTIDNFSFMVEYQFGYMYWRYLMWNFVGRQSDVQGKYDNLNGNWISGIKFMDSLHLGSQDNLPSDVLNNKGRNTYFFLPFILGLIGLMYHANKDLKSFYVLLALFLFTGIALKIYLNERPFEPRERDYALVGSFYVFAIWIGFGVYALYESARNYLAPKIAGPVLIGACLLAAPVLMAYQNWDDHDRSNRYTAVALAKSYLTSCDPNAILFTIGDNDTFPLWYAQEIEKVRTDVKIVNTSLFMTDWYIDQMKTKTYESEPLPVSFNHDEYVGDKLDYVAYIQKIESRWDIKDFINFIKNPKSTVEMQNGQTIHFYPTNKIRITINKDDIIKNKVVSPKYYDSIVPYIDIDIKGSALYKNRLMMLDIIANNNWKRPIYFSNGAFDAEDYLWMKDYLQLEGMAYKLVPIRTPLPKDGSPLDMGMIDSDKLYNNVMKMDWGNSESLSIYHDPETRKNSINYRSYLARLMNQLIVEGKKEKAKNIIDLAMAKMPLEKFDYYSLVDPFAKGYYAIGEKAKAQDLLKKLIKKYQENLDYYSKLDPSEQTSIAIEIITDLERYRGLLQVAKESGDMAFYNQCKTPFNTYINIFERFGREKE from the coding sequence ATGAATAAGGTGGAATTCAATTTCAATAAATGGAATACAATTACAGGTTGGTTTGCATTTGCAGTTGCATTAATAACATACACTCTTACTGTCGAGCCTACAATGAGTTTTTGGGATTGTGGCGAATACATTGCCACAGCAGCTAAACTAGAAGTAGGACACCCACCAGGAGCTCCTTTATTTCAAATGATTGGTGCTTTTTTCGCCATGTTTGCCTTAGATAAAGAACATATTGCTTTGATGGTTAATATGACTTCTGTCTTTTCTAGCGCCTTTACCATTTTATTTATGTTTTGGTCATCGACCATGATTCTAAAAAAATTGATTTCTCGTTTTTCAGAAATTGATACAAATAACGCTATCGTAATCCTTGGAAGTTCTTTAGTAGGAGCATTAGCCTATACTTTTTCTGATAGTTTCTGGTTCAATGCTGTTGAAGCCGAAGTATATGCAATGGCATCGCTACTTATTTCCTTACTTTTTTGGTTGGGACTTCGATGGGAACAAGACATGAATACTGCTCGAGGTGACAAATGGTTGTTAATCATTTCACTTGTTATAGGACTTTCATTTGGAGTTCACTTTATGGCGCTATTGACCATTCCTGCTATTGGTTTTCTATATTATTTTAAAAATTACAAAGAGGTTACCATCAAAAACTTCTTGATTGCTAATGTGGTTGTAATTGCTATTTTATTATTTATTTTTAAATTACTGTTACCACTAACAATGGCTTTCTTTGGTAAAACCGAAGTTTTCATGGTGAATGACTTAGGACTACCCTTCGATTCAGGAACTATTTTTGTAGCCTTATTATTCATTGCGTTCTTTTATTTCGGATTAAAATACACCAAACAAAAAGGGCTGGTTTTCTACAACACCATCATTCTTTGTATTTTATTTATCTTAATTGGTTTCTCTACTTGGATGATGTTACCTATTCGTGCCAATGCAAATACCGTAATTAATGAAAATAAACCTTCGGATGCTGCCGAAGTTTTAGCCTACTACAATAGAGAACAATACGGCGTGAATCCTTTATTTTACGGACCACAATACACAGAATCATTTGCTGGATTAGACAAAGACAATCCGTATTTAGACAAAGCGCCTAACTACGAAAGAGATTATAAAACGGGTAAATATGTAATCACTAATAACTTCAAAAAAGCGGAACAAAATGGTGATGACAGTCAAAAGACTATTTTACCAAGAATGTGGAGTCCTGATCATATTGAAAATTATATGAATTTCACAAACCCACCCGCTTTTAAACTAAATCCTGATTATCCTTATGAAAATGATTTGGCTAAATACGGTATTGATGCTAGCAAACTTACGGAAGAAGAATACAACAAATCGGTTGCTCAATTAAGAAATGAGGTTGAAAAAATTGTAACTGAATTTAGACAAGCTTACGCTCAAAAACAAATTGACAATGAAGGATATATCTCATTTCTTAAAAGTTATGGCGATTATTTAATTGTTGAAAAACCATCTACAATTGACAATTTCAGTTTCATGGTTGAATACCAATTTGGCTATATGTACTGGAGGTATTTAATGTGGAATTTTGTTGGACGTCAAAGTGATGTTCAAGGAAAATATGACAACTTAAATGGCAATTGGATAAGCGGAATCAAATTTATGGACAGCTTACATTTAGGCTCTCAAGATAATTTACCTTCGGATGTATTGAACAACAAAGGACGCAATACGTATTTCTTTTTACCTTTTATTTTAGGACTTATTGGATTAATGTATCATGCTAATAAAGATTTAAAAAGCTTTTATGTGCTATTAGCTTTATTCCTTTTTACAGGAATTGCTTTGAAAATATACTTAAACGAAAGGCCTTTTGAACCTCGCGAAAGAGATTATGCTTTAGTAGGTTCCTTTTATGTTTTTGCCATTTGGATAGGATTTGGTGTCTACGCATTATATGAAAGTGCCCGAAACTATTTAGCCCCAAAAATTGCTGGACCAGTACTTATTGGAGCCTGTTTATTAGCAGCCCCAGTATTGATGGCGTATCAAAACTGGGATGATCACGACCGTTCAAACAGATACACTGCTGTTGCATTAGCAAAATCTTATTTAACTTCTTGTGATCCAAATGCTATATTATTCACCATTGGTGACAACGATACATTCCCGCTTTGGTATGCGCAAGAAATAGAAAAAGTACGAACTGATGTTAAAATTGTAAATACTAGTCTTTTCATGACCGATTGGTACATAGACCAAATGAAAACTAAAACATACGAGTCAGAACCATTGCCTGTCTCTTTCAACCACGATGAGTATGTAGGTGACAAGTTAGACTATGTGGCTTATATTCAAAAAATTGAAAGCAGATGGGATATTAAGGATTTTATTAATTTTATTAAAAATCCTAAATCAACGGTGGAAATGCAAAATGGACAAACTATCCATTTTTATCCAACGAATAAAATCCGAATTACAATAAATAAGGATGACATCATTAAAAACAAGGTGGTATCTCCAAAATACTATGATTCAATTGTTCCTTATATTGACATTGATATAAAAGGAAGCGCTTTGTACAAAAACAGATTGATGATGTTAGATATCATAGCAAATAACAATTGGAAAAGACCAATTTATTTTAGCAATGGAGCTTTTGACGCTGAAGATTATTTATGGATGAAGGATTACCTTCAACTAGAAGGAATGGCGTACAAATTAGTTCCTATAAGAACTCCTCTTCCAAAAGATGGTAGTCCACTAGACATGGGTATGATTGATTCAGACAAACTATACAATAATGTTATGAAAATGGATTGGGGAAATAGCGAAAGCCTATCTATTTATCACGATCCTGAAACAAGAAAGAATAGTATTAATTACCGTTCTTACCTTGCCAGATTGATGAATCAACTTATTGTAGAAGGTAAAAAAGAAAAAGCTAAAAATATTATTGATCTCGCTATGGCTAAAATGCCACTAGAAAAATTTGATTATTATTCTTTAGTCGACCCTTTTGCAAAAGGATATTATGCTATTGGTGAAAAAGCAAAAGCGCAAGACTTACTAAAAAAATTAATCAAAAAATACCAAGAAAATCTTGATTACTACAGCAAACTAGACCCATCAGAACAAACTAGTATTGCAATTGAAATCATCACAGATTTAGAACGCTATAGAGGTTTATTACAAGTAGCGAAAGAAAGTGGCGACATGGCTTTTTACAACCAATGCAAAACGCCTTTCAACACCTACATCAACATCTTTGAACGTTTTGGTCGTGAAAAAGAATAA